The following are encoded together in the Pirellulales bacterium genome:
- the gspE gene encoding type II secretion system ATPase GspE — MDAGQLLVEKGLLDAQQLEVARSHAGDGARLDQLAVQMGFAREEEVLRVLADGLGLEFIDLSNFEVDRTLLASLPAKLIHRHAVFPLSQTNGSLVVATSDPFDLYALDAVAAATGLSVTPVLSVSDEIGKLIKANFGVGSETIDNLIAQRQDQSSTVEVLDELELDGSEAAEMAQEASVVRLVNEILVEAIESRTSDIHIEAHATGMKIRYRIDGVLQPQPTPPEINQFQAAIVSRLKIMAHMNIAEKRLPQDGRIKLKVAGREVDVRVSIIPMLHGEGIVMRVLDKDKMKFDLRGIGMDEDIYADFQRLITLPHGILLVTGPTGSGKTTTLYSALNEIKSEDTKIITTEDPVEYQLPGISQIQVHAKIGLTFAAALRSILRHDPDVVLVGEIRDVETAEIAVQASLTGHMVFSTLHTNDAAGAFMRLCDIGVEPFLVASTVEGVMAQRLVRTLCPACREAFSPTEDDVPADFPLEECLASDAPIYRAAGCRECRGTGYRGRAGLYELLVANEEIRNLATERASSFRVKQAAMAAGMRTLRQDGWRKVLWGRTTVEEVMRVSKAD; from the coding sequence ATGGATGCCGGCCAACTGCTCGTCGAGAAGGGCCTTCTCGACGCCCAACAGCTCGAAGTGGCGCGCTCGCACGCCGGCGATGGCGCGCGCCTCGACCAGTTGGCCGTGCAGATGGGGTTTGCTCGCGAGGAAGAAGTGCTCCGGGTGCTGGCGGACGGACTGGGGCTCGAGTTCATCGATCTGAGCAATTTCGAGGTCGATCGCACGCTGCTGGCCAGCCTGCCGGCCAAGCTCATCCACCGCCACGCGGTGTTTCCCCTCAGCCAGACGAACGGCTCGCTCGTCGTGGCCACCAGCGATCCCTTCGATCTCTACGCGCTGGACGCCGTGGCGGCGGCCACCGGTTTGAGCGTCACGCCGGTGCTCTCCGTCAGCGACGAGATCGGCAAGCTGATCAAGGCGAACTTCGGCGTCGGTTCGGAGACGATCGACAATCTGATCGCGCAGCGGCAGGACCAGTCGAGCACGGTCGAGGTGCTCGACGAGCTCGAGCTCGACGGCTCCGAAGCGGCCGAGATGGCGCAAGAGGCCTCGGTCGTGCGCCTGGTGAATGAGATTCTCGTCGAGGCGATCGAATCGCGGACGAGCGATATTCACATCGAGGCGCATGCCACTGGCATGAAGATTCGCTACCGCATCGACGGCGTGCTGCAGCCGCAACCGACCCCCCCGGAGATCAACCAGTTCCAGGCCGCGATCGTCAGCCGTCTGAAGATCATGGCCCACATGAACATCGCCGAGAAACGCTTGCCGCAGGATGGCCGCATCAAGCTGAAGGTGGCGGGACGCGAGGTCGATGTCCGCGTGTCGATCATCCCCATGCTGCATGGCGAAGGGATCGTCATGCGTGTCCTGGACAAGGACAAGATGAAGTTCGACCTGCGCGGCATCGGCATGGACGAGGATATCTACGCCGATTTCCAGCGTCTGATCACCTTGCCGCACGGCATTCTGCTGGTGACCGGTCCGACCGGCTCCGGTAAGACGACCACGCTCTACAGCGCGCTCAACGAGATCAAGAGCGAAGACACGAAGATCATCACGACCGAGGACCCGGTCGAGTACCAATTGCCCGGCATCAGCCAGATTCAGGTACACGCCAAGATCGGGCTGACCTTTGCCGCGGCGCTGCGGAGCATCTTGCGTCACGATCCCGATGTGGTGCTGGTGGGCGAAATTCGCGACGTCGAGACGGCGGAGATCGCCGTGCAGGCGTCTCTCACCGGTCACATGGTCTTCAGCACGTTGCACACGAACGATGCCGCCGGCGCGTTCATGCGCTTGTGCGATATCGGCGTCGAACCGTTCCTCGTGGCCAGCACGGTCGAGGGCGTGATGGCGCAGCGCCTGGTGCGAACCTTGTGCCCGGCTTGCCGCGAAGCGTTCTCGCCGACGGAGGACGACGTGCCGGCCGATTTTCCGCTCGAGGAGTGTCTCGCGTCCGACGCGCCGATCTATCGTGCCGCGGGGTGCCGCGAATGCCGCGGCACGGGGTATCGCGGGCGCGCCGGCCTGTACGAATTGCTCGTCGCCAACGAAGAAATTCGCAACCTGGCGACCGAGCGTGCCAGCTCGTTCCGCGTCAAGCAGGCCGCCATGGCCGCCGGCATGCGGACCCTGCGTCAGGATGGCTGGCGCAAAGTGCTGTGGGGCCGGACGACCGTGGAAGAGGTCATGCGCGTGTCGAAGGCCGACTGA
- the gspG gene encoding type II secretion system major pseudopilin GspG — MSRRTRRPVARQGFTLMELLLVMAILVILLGLVAPRFMGTQKKANINAAKSQIGLFKSPLEMFALDMNGYPTTEQGLVALHEEPAEMENPEQWKGPYLDSSIPQDPWGHDYQYAYPPTHNTSDFPDIWSMGPDGEDGTEDDIGNWNPEANGTQTASR; from the coding sequence ATGTCACGCAGAACTCGCCGCCCGGTGGCGCGTCAAGGTTTTACGTTGATGGAACTGCTCCTGGTCATGGCGATCCTCGTGATCCTGCTGGGCCTGGTGGCGCCGCGTTTCATGGGGACGCAGAAGAAGGCGAACATCAACGCCGCCAAGAGCCAGATCGGTTTGTTCAAATCGCCGCTCGAGATGTTCGCGCTCGACATGAACGGTTATCCGACGACCGAGCAGGGCCTCGTCGCGCTGCACGAGGAACCGGCCGAGATGGAGAATCCCGAGCAGTGGAAAGGTCCTTACCTCGACTCCAGCATTCCGCAGGATCCCTGGGGGCACGACTATCAGTACGCCTATCCCCCCACGCACAACACCAGCGATTTCCCCGACATCTGGTCGATGGGTCCCGACGGTGAAGATGGCACCGAAGACGACATCGGCAACTGGAATCCCGAGGCAAATGGTACGCAAACGGCCAGTCGTTAA
- a CDS encoding type II secretion system F family protein — translation MPDFAYTARNAQGQEVAGTISAATQREALVLLGDRALFPLRLVQEKTSRLAALQKPKKVKQQALAATLAQMADLMKSGVPLMRSLEILARQSSNPLLTEVMGDVRTQVSEGSTLDAAFARHPQVFNELTVSMVRAGGEGGFLEDVLQRTADFIEQQEELKSRVVGALTYPALLAIAGSSAVTVLIVFFVPKFAELFARLEERGELPFMTTALLGTSDFIGRYGLLLVALAIGVVLWIRQQLKTEKGRLVRDRLKIKVPVAGPIFLNLAVSRFCRVLGTLLHNGVPILKSLEISSDSTGNRVMAQAIQQAGENISSGQTLAGPLASCGLFPQTVVEMISVAEESNNLENVLVNIADGLDRRTSRQLDLMVRLIEPAMLLVMASVILCVVIALLLPVFQMSATIG, via the coding sequence ATGCCCGACTTCGCTTACACCGCCCGCAACGCCCAAGGCCAGGAAGTGGCCGGCACGATCTCCGCTGCCACGCAGCGCGAGGCGCTCGTGCTGCTGGGCGATCGCGCGCTGTTCCCGTTGCGGCTCGTGCAGGAGAAGACCTCGCGCTTGGCGGCGTTGCAGAAACCGAAGAAGGTCAAGCAACAGGCCCTCGCGGCGACGCTCGCGCAGATGGCCGACTTGATGAAGAGCGGCGTGCCCCTGATGCGGTCGCTCGAGATTCTGGCCAGGCAGTCGTCGAACCCGCTGCTGACCGAAGTGATGGGGGACGTGCGGACGCAGGTCTCCGAAGGCTCGACGCTCGATGCGGCCTTTGCGCGGCATCCGCAGGTCTTCAACGAGTTGACCGTGAGCATGGTCCGCGCCGGCGGCGAAGGGGGCTTTCTCGAAGACGTGCTGCAGCGCACGGCCGACTTCATCGAACAGCAGGAAGAACTCAAGAGCCGCGTCGTCGGCGCGCTCACGTATCCCGCGCTGTTAGCGATTGCCGGATCGTCCGCGGTAACGGTGCTGATCGTCTTCTTCGTGCCGAAGTTCGCCGAATTGTTCGCCCGCTTGGAAGAACGCGGCGAGTTGCCCTTCATGACGACCGCCCTCCTGGGCACGAGCGATTTCATCGGTCGCTACGGGCTCTTGCTCGTCGCCCTGGCCATCGGCGTGGTCCTTTGGATCCGCCAGCAGCTCAAGACCGAGAAGGGGCGCCTCGTGCGCGATCGCTTGAAGATCAAGGTCCCCGTGGCCGGGCCGATCTTCTTGAACCTGGCGGTGTCGCGCTTCTGCCGCGTGCTGGGCACGCTGCTGCACAATGGCGTGCCGATCCTCAAGTCGCTCGAGATCAGCAGCGATTCGACCGGCAATCGCGTCATGGCCCAGGCCATCCAACAAGCGGGCGAGAACATTTCCTCGGGACAGACGCTGGCGGGGCCGTTGGCCTCGTGCGGGCTGTTTCCCCAGACGGTGGTCGAGATGATCAGCGTCGCCGAGGAGTCGAACAATCTCGAGAACGTGCTGGTGAACATCGCCGACGGGTTGGACCGCCGGACGAGCCGCCAGCTCGATCTCATGGTGCGCCTGATCGAGCCGGCGATGCTGCTCGTGATGGCCAGTGTCATTTTGTGCGTCGTGATTGCACTGCTGCTGCCCGTGTTTCAGATGAGTGCCACGATCGGTTAA
- a CDS encoding DUF1731 domain-containing protein produces MKSPGRVVVAGGSGFLGVSLAKHLADLGWSVVVLSRHRPNITGPWRHVSWDARHLGDWVQQLEGASGLVNLVGRSVDCIKTPDHQDEILRSRVEATHVLGRAVRAIENAPPVWVQMSTAHLYGDPPQMTCSEDSPFGYGFAPTIGQAWETTFAESVLPTQRAVILRTSFVIGRDRGAGGGALSRLLTLVRCGLGGKVGSGTQGMSWIHETDLNRLFERALTDRSMRGPYIASSPHPVSQRDFMRALRRAVGMPLGLPAYAWMVRLGAPLFMRTDPELALYGRYVVSTRLPEEGFAFRFPDLKAALADLLERSR; encoded by the coding sequence ATGAAGAGCCCCGGTCGTGTCGTGGTCGCCGGAGGCAGCGGCTTTCTCGGCGTCTCGCTGGCGAAGCACCTGGCCGATCTCGGCTGGTCGGTCGTCGTACTCTCGCGTCATCGGCCGAACATCACCGGACCGTGGCGACATGTAAGCTGGGACGCCCGCCACCTGGGCGATTGGGTGCAGCAACTGGAGGGCGCAAGCGGTCTGGTGAATCTCGTCGGCCGAAGTGTCGATTGCATCAAGACCCCCGATCACCAGGATGAGATTCTCCGCTCACGTGTCGAGGCGACCCACGTGCTCGGACGTGCCGTCCGCGCAATCGAAAACGCTCCACCGGTTTGGGTCCAGATGAGCACGGCGCACCTTTACGGCGATCCGCCACAGATGACGTGTAGCGAGGATTCGCCGTTCGGCTATGGCTTTGCCCCCACGATCGGGCAAGCCTGGGAGACCACGTTTGCCGAAAGCGTGCTGCCCACCCAGCGTGCTGTGATTCTGCGTACGAGTTTCGTGATCGGTCGCGATCGAGGAGCCGGCGGCGGTGCCTTATCTCGCCTGCTGACGCTGGTCCGTTGCGGCCTGGGGGGCAAGGTCGGATCGGGCACGCAAGGAATGAGTTGGATCCACGAGACCGACTTGAACCGCTTATTCGAACGTGCCCTGACCGATCGCAGCATGCGGGGACCCTACATCGCGTCGTCGCCGCATCCGGTCTCGCAAAGAGACTTCATGCGCGCATTGCGTCGCGCAGTCGGCATGCCGCTTGGATTGCCTGCTTATGCGTGGATGGTGAGACTGGGTGCGCCGTTGTTCATGCGCACCGATCCGGAGCTGGCACTCTACGGCCGATACGTCGTCTCGACACGTTTGCCAGAGGAAGGCTTTGCCTTTCGATTCCCCGATCTAAAAGCAGCGCTGGCCGACCTGCTCGAACGCTCTCGGTAG